A region from the Brassica napus cultivar Da-Ae chromosome C8, Da-Ae, whole genome shotgun sequence genome encodes:
- the LOC106428657 gene encoding lysine-specific demethylase REF6 codes for MAVSEQSQDVFPWLKSLPVAPEFRPTLAEFQDPMAYICKIEEEASRYGICKIVPPVPPSSKKTAINNLNRSLAARARARARDGNGGKSDYDGGPTFTTRQQQIGFCPRRQRPVQRPVWQSGERYTFDEFEFKAKNFEKSYLKKCGKKGSVSPLEVETLYWRASVDKPFSVEYANDMPGSAFVPLSLAAARRRESGGDCGTVGETAWNMRAMARAEGSLLKFMKEEIPGVTSPMVYIAMMFSWFAWHVEDHDLHSLNYLHMGAAKTWYGVPKDAAMAFEEVVRVHGYGEELNPLVTFSTLGEKTTVMSPEVFVRAGIPCCRLVQNPGDFVITFPGAYHSGFSHGFNFGEASNIATPQWLRMAKDAAIRRASINYPPMVSHLQLLYDYALALGSRVPDSIHNKPRSSRLKDKKKSEGEKLTNELFVQNVIHNNELLHSLGKGSPIALLPQSSSDVSVCSDVRIGSHLGANQGQTTLLIKSEDLSSDSVMASLSNGVKEKFTSLCERNRDHLASKEDETQGTSTDGEKRKNNGAVGLSDQRLFSCVTCGVLSFDCVAIIQPKEAAARYLMSADCSFLNDWTVASGSANLGQDVVMPPSENTGKQDVGDLYNAPVQTPYHSTTKTVDQRTSSSSLTKENGALGLLASAYGDSSDSEEEDHKGLDNPVSDEVEASSFVTDGNDEAGNGLSSALNSQGLTCEKGKEVDVSHANLSKGGNTSSVEITLPFIPRSDDDFSRLHVFCLEHAAEVEQRLHPIGGINIMLLCHPDYPRIEAEGKVVAKELGVNHEWNDTEFKNVTHEETIQAALANVEAKAGNSDWAVKLGINLSHSAILSRSPLYSKQMPYNSVIYNVFGRTSPATPQLSGIRSSRQRKYVAGKWCGKVWMSHQVHPFLLEEDLEGEETERSHLRAALDEDVTVHGNDSRDATTMFGRKYSRKRKARGKAAPRKKLTSFKREAGVSDDTTSEDHSYKQQWRAYGDEEESYFETGNEVSGDSSNQMSDQQQLKGVESDDDEVSERSLGQEYAVRREYASSESSMENGFQVYREDQPMYGDDDMYRHPRGIPRNKRTKVFRDLVSYDSEDQQRERVFTSDAQTSRMGDEYDSEENSLEEQDFCSSGKRQTRSIAKRKVKTKIVQSLGDTGGHTLLQSGSRKKMKELDSYMEGPSTRLRVRTPKPSRGSSATKPKKTGKKGRNVSFSEVASEEEVEENEEESEEASTRIRVRTLKPPRRSLETKPKKTGKKGSNVSLSGVASEEEVEENEQEECLPYQCDMEGCTMSFSSEKQLSLHKRNICPVKGCGKTFFSHKYLVQHQRVHSDDRPLKCPWKGCKMTFKWAWSRTEHIRVHTGERPYICAEPGCSQTFRFVSDFSRHKRKTGHSAKKIKKK; via the exons ATGGCGGTTTCAGAGCAGAGTCAAGACGTGTTCCCATGGCTGAAATCGCTGCCAGTGGCCCCAGAGTTCAGACCCACTCTGGCAGAGTTCCAAGATCCGATGGCTTACATTTGCAAGATCGAAGAGGAAGCTTCCAGATACGGAATCTGCAAAATTGTGCCTCCCGTGCCTCCTTCCTCTAAGAAAACCGCCATTAACAACCTCAACCGCTCTCTGGCCGCTCGAGCCAGGGCCAGGGCTCGTGACGGCAACGGCGGAAAGTCCGATTACGACGGCGGACCCACATTCACCACGCGTCAGCAGCAGATCGGGTTTTGCCCTAGGAGGCAGCGTCCCGTGCAGAGACCCGTGTGGCAGAGCGGTGAGCGTTACACTTTCGATGAGTTCGAGTTTAAAGCTAAGAACTTTGAGAAGAGTTATCTCAAGAAATGCGGCAAGAAGGGTTCGGTCTCGCCGCTCGAAGTCGAAACCCTTTACTGGAGAGCCTCGGTGGATAAGCCCTTCTCCGTTGAGTACGCCAATGACATGCCGGGCTCGGCTTTTGTGCCTCTGAGTTTAGCTGCTGCCAGGAGGAGAGAATCTGGTGGTGATTGTGGGACTGTTGGTGAGACTGCTTGGAACATGAGGGCGATGGCTAGAGCTGAAGGGTCTTTGCTTAAGTTCATGAAAGAGGAGATCCCTGGGGTCACTTCTCCCATGGTGTATATCGCTATGATGTTTAGTTGGTTTGCTTGGCATGTGGAGGACCATGACCTCCATAGTCTCAATTACTTGCATATGGGTGCTGCTAAGACTTGGTACGGTGTGCCAAAGGATGCTGCTATGGCCTTTGAGGAGGTGGTCAGGGTTCATGGTTATGGAGAAGAGCTTAATCCTCTTG TGACATTTTCTACTCTTGGTGAGAAGACAACTGTTATGTCTCCTGAAGTATTTGTTAGAGCCGGGATACCATGTTGCAG GTTAGTGCAAAATCCTGGAGATTTTGTCATCACCTTTCCAGGAGCATATCACTCAGGGTTTAGTCATG GATTCAATTTTGGGGAAGCATCTAACATTGCAACTCCACAATGGTTGAGGATGGCAAAAGATGCAGCCATCCGGCGAGCTTCTATAAATTACCCTCCAATGGTTTCTCATCTCCAGTTACTTTATGACTATGCATTGGCTCTAGGTTCAAG AGTGCCAGATAGCATTCACAACAAACCAAGGAGTTCTAGAttgaaagataagaaaaaaagcGAAGGAGAAAAACTGACTAATGAACTGTTTGTGCAAAACGTTATCCACAACAACGAGTTGCTCCACTCTCTTGGAAAAGGCTCTCCAATAGCTCTTCTTCCGCAGAGTTCCTCAGATGTATCGGTCTGCTCCGACGTGCGAATTGGATCTCATTTGGGTGCTAACCAGGGACAGACAACACTCCTTATAAAATCTGAAGACTTGAGTTCCGATAGTGTTATGGCCAGTCTCAGTAACGGCGTGAAAGAGAAGTTTACATCTTTGTGTGAAAGGAACAGAGATCACCTGGCAAGCAAAGAGGACGAAACCCAAGGAACTTCAACAGATGGTGAAAAGAGGAAAAATAATGGAGCTGTGGGGCTTTCGGATCAGAGGCTTTTCTCTTGTGTTACATGTGGAGTCTTGAGCTTTGATTGTGTTGCTATTATTCAACCTAAAGAAGCAGCAGCTAGATATCTAATGTCTGCGGATTGTAGCTTCTTGAATGATTGGACAGTTGCTTCCGGATCTGCAAACCTTGGTCAGGATGTAGTGATGCCTCCTTCAG AAAACACAGGAAAGCAAGATGTTGGTGACTTATACAATGCTCCTGTTCAAACTCCGTATCATTCAACAACAAAGACCGTTGATCAAAGAACTTCATCAAGTTCCCTAACAAAAGAGAATGGTGCTCTAGGGTTGTTAGCTTCAGCATATGGAGACTCTTCTGATTCTGAGGAAGAAGATCACAAAGGCTTAGATAATCCTGTTTCGGATGAAGTTGAAGCATCATCTTTTGTTACAGATGGCAACGACGAGGCTGGAAATGGTCTATCTTCTGCTTTAAACAGCCAAGGACTTACATGTGAGAAAGGAAAAGAGGTTGACGTATCACATGCTAATCTAAGCAAAGGCGGGAATACATCATCCGTAGAGATCACTTTACCATTTATTCCAAGATCTGATGACGATTTCTCTCGGTTACACGTGTTTTGTCTTGAGCATGCTGCGGAAGTGGAACAACGACTTCATCCTATTGGGGGGATTAACATAATGTTATTATGCCATCCAG ATTACCCCAGAATAGAGGCTGAAGGAAAGGTAGTTGCCAAAGAGCTTGGAGTCAACCACGAGTGGAATGACACTGAGTTCAAGAATGTGACCCACGAGGAAACGATTCAGGCGGCGTTGGCAAACGTTGAAGCTAAGGCTGGGAACAGCGATTGGGCTGTAAAGTTGGGTATTAACCTTTCTCACAGTGCTATCCTCAGTCGCTCTCCTCTCTACAGTAAGCAGATGCCTTACAACTCCGTCATTTACAATGTGTTCGGTCGCACCTCTCCAGCAACGCCCCAACTTTCTGGTATAAGATCTTCCAGACAGAGGAAATATGTTGCTGGAAAATGGTGTGGTAAGGTTTGGATGTCGCATCAG GTGCATCCTTTTCTGCTGGAGGAGGACTTAGAGGGGGAAGAAACTGAAAGAAGTCATCTGCGAGCTGCTCTGGATGAGGATGTCACTGTTCATGGTAATGACTCTAGAGATGCAACCACAATGTTCGGAAGAAAGTATTCTAGGAAGAGAAAGGCGAGAGGGAAGGCTGCGCCACGCAAGAAGCTTACCTCTTTTAAGAGGGAAGCGGGAGTTTCAGATGACACTACATCAGAGGATCATTCCTATAAGCAGCAATGGAGGGCTTACGGGGATGAGGAAGAGTCTTATTTTGAGACGGGGAATGAGGTTTCTGGTGATTCGTCAAATCAAATGTCTGATCAGCAACAGCTCAAGGGTGTTGAATCAGATGATGATGAGGTTTCAGAGCGTTCACTTGGGCAAGAATATGCCGTAAGGAGGGAATATGCATCTTCAGAAAGCTCGATGGAGAATGGCTTTCAGGTATACAGAGAGGACCAGCCAATGTACGGTGATGATGATATGTACAGGCACCCTAGAGGGATTCCAAGGAACAAACGGACTAAAGTTTTTAGAGATCTGGTTTCATATGATTCAGAAGATCAGCAAAGGGAAAGGGTATTCACAAGTGATGCACAGACTAGTCGAATGGGTGACGAGTACGATTCAGAAGAGAACTCACTGGAGGAACAAGACTTTTGCAGTAGCGGGAAAAGGCAAACCAGGTCCATAGCTAAACGTAAAGTAAAAACCAAGATAGTTCAGAGTCTGGGAGACACAGGAGGTCACACTTTGCTACAATCTGGATCcagaaagaagatgaaagagttGGATTCATACATGGAGGGACCTAGCACACGGCTTAGGGTGAGAACCCCGAAGCCCTCGAGAGGATCTTCAGCGACAAAGCCGAAGAAAACTGGTAAGAAGGGAAGAAATGTTTCCTTCTCAGAAGTTGCAAGTGAAGAAGAGGTggaggaaaatgaagaagaaagtgagGAAGCTAGCACACGGATAAGGGTGAGAACCCTGAAGCCCCCGAGAAGGTCTTTGGAGACAAAACCGAAGAAAACTGGTAAGAAAGGAAGTAATGTTTCCCTCTCCGGAGTCGCAAGTGAAGAAGAGGTGGAGGAAAATGAACAAGAGGAATGCTTGCCGTACCAATGTGACATGGAGGGTTGCACAATGAGTTTCAGTTCAGAAAAACAGTTGTCTCTGCATAAAAGAAACATCTGCCCTGTTAAAGGCTGTGGCAAAACCTTCTTCTCACACAAGTATCTGGTTCAGCACCAGCGCGTTCACTCAGATGATCGTCCACTGAAATGTCCATGGAAAGGGTGCAAGATGACGTTCAAGTGGGCTTGGTCTAGAACGGAGCACATAAGGGTACACACTGGTGAGAGGCCTTATATTTGTGCTGAACCGGGTTGTAGTCAGACATTCAGGTTTGTCTCAGATTTTAGCAGGCACAAAAGGAAGACGGGTCATTCAGCTAAGAAGATCAAGAAAAAGTGA